Proteins from one Bombus pyrosoma isolate SC7728 linkage group LG16, ASM1482585v1, whole genome shotgun sequence genomic window:
- the LOC122576499 gene encoding pancreas transcription factor 1 subunit alpha-like isoform X2: MYSMDNLELDMMNRQYMYEAHSFLGNPAIPALPPHCGAPTTATLPSIPSQLASHTAGSTGSTSGSEIYLYDENSTDNESAYSSDQENHTRDVIMISRRSQSNRRNGATGKSPRQAVQQRQAANMRERRRMQNINDAFEGLRAHIPTLPYEKRLSKVDTLKLAIGYIKFLNELVRADKGNDPLTGNGGLSRCSGRDDTKKVIIRSEGNPFIFHSLSWSRKSDISPNGTMYAKVWTPEDPRTSKNGSTFE, from the exons ATGTATTCTATGGATAATCTGGAATTAGACATGATGAATCGCCAGTACATGTACGAGGCTCATAGTTTCCTTGGAAATCCTGCGATTCCAGCTCTGCCACCGCATTGCGGAGCACCTACTACGGCTACGCTGCCTTCGATTCCGTCGCAGCTAGCTTCTCATACTGCTGGCAGTACTGGAAGTACCAGTGgcagtgaaatttatttatatgacgAAAACAGCACCGACAATGAGAGCGCTTACAGCAGTGACCAGGAGAACCACACCAGAGA TGTAATAATGATTTCTAGACGAAGTCAGAGCAACAGAAGGAACGGGGCAACGGGAAAAAGTCCAAGGCAGGCGGTGCAACAGAGGCAGGCTGCCAATATGAGGGAGAGGAGACGTATGCAGAACATAAACGACGCCTTTGAAGGCCTTAGGGCTCACATACCAACTTTGCCCTACGAAAAGAGACTCTCTAAAGTAGATACATTAAAATTGGCGATCGGTTACATAAAGTTCCTGAACGAACTGGTCAGAGCTGACAAGGGCAACGATCCTCTGACAGGAAACGGAGGTCTCTCGAGGTGTTCCGGTCGAGACGACACTAAGAAGGTCATAATTC GCAGCGAGGGGAACCCAttcattttccattctttGTCCTGGTCTAGGAAGTCGGACATCTCCCCGAATGGGACGATGTACGCGAAAGTCTGGACGCCGGAGGACCCAAGAACGTCAAAGAATGGCTCGACATTCGAATAA
- the LOC122576499 gene encoding pancreas transcription factor 1 subunit alpha-like isoform X1, producing MYSMDNLELDMMNRQYMYEAHSFLGNPAIPALPPHCGAPTTATLPSIPSQLASHTAGSTGSTSGSEIYLYDENSTDNESAYSSDQENHTRDVIMISRRSQSNRRNGATGKSPRQAVQQRQAANMRERRRMQNINDAFEGLRAHIPTLPYEKRLSKVDTLKLAIGYIKFLNELVRADKGNDPLTGNGGLSRCSGRDDTKKVIIRGSEGNPFIFHSLSWSRKSDISPNGTMYAKVWTPEDPRTSKNGSTFE from the exons ATGTATTCTATGGATAATCTGGAATTAGACATGATGAATCGCCAGTACATGTACGAGGCTCATAGTTTCCTTGGAAATCCTGCGATTCCAGCTCTGCCACCGCATTGCGGAGCACCTACTACGGCTACGCTGCCTTCGATTCCGTCGCAGCTAGCTTCTCATACTGCTGGCAGTACTGGAAGTACCAGTGgcagtgaaatttatttatatgacgAAAACAGCACCGACAATGAGAGCGCTTACAGCAGTGACCAGGAGAACCACACCAGAGA TGTAATAATGATTTCTAGACGAAGTCAGAGCAACAGAAGGAACGGGGCAACGGGAAAAAGTCCAAGGCAGGCGGTGCAACAGAGGCAGGCTGCCAATATGAGGGAGAGGAGACGTATGCAGAACATAAACGACGCCTTTGAAGGCCTTAGGGCTCACATACCAACTTTGCCCTACGAAAAGAGACTCTCTAAAGTAGATACATTAAAATTGGCGATCGGTTACATAAAGTTCCTGAACGAACTGGTCAGAGCTGACAAGGGCAACGATCCTCTGACAGGAAACGGAGGTCTCTCGAGGTGTTCCGGTCGAGACGACACTAAGAAGGTCATAATTCGTG GCAGCGAGGGGAACCCAttcattttccattctttGTCCTGGTCTAGGAAGTCGGACATCTCCCCGAATGGGACGATGTACGCGAAAGTCTGGACGCCGGAGGACCCAAGAACGTCAAAGAATGGCTCGACATTCGAATAA
- the LOC122576499 gene encoding pancreas transcription factor 1 subunit alpha-like isoform X3 has product MYSMDNLELDMMNRQYMYEAHSFLGNPAIPALPPHCGAPTTATLPSIPSQLASHTAGSTGSTSGSEIYLYDENSTDNESAYSSDQENHTRERSQSNRRNGATGKSPRQAVQQRQAANMRERRRMQNINDAFEGLRAHIPTLPYEKRLSKVDTLKLAIGYIKFLNELVRADKGNDPLTGNGGLSRCSGRDDTKKVIIRGSEGNPFIFHSLSWSRKSDISPNGTMYAKVWTPEDPRTSKNGSTFE; this is encoded by the exons ATGTATTCTATGGATAATCTGGAATTAGACATGATGAATCGCCAGTACATGTACGAGGCTCATAGTTTCCTTGGAAATCCTGCGATTCCAGCTCTGCCACCGCATTGCGGAGCACCTACTACGGCTACGCTGCCTTCGATTCCGTCGCAGCTAGCTTCTCATACTGCTGGCAGTACTGGAAGTACCAGTGgcagtgaaatttatttatatgacgAAAACAGCACCGACAATGAGAGCGCTTACAGCAGTGACCAGGAGAACCACACCAGAGA ACGAAGTCAGAGCAACAGAAGGAACGGGGCAACGGGAAAAAGTCCAAGGCAGGCGGTGCAACAGAGGCAGGCTGCCAATATGAGGGAGAGGAGACGTATGCAGAACATAAACGACGCCTTTGAAGGCCTTAGGGCTCACATACCAACTTTGCCCTACGAAAAGAGACTCTCTAAAGTAGATACATTAAAATTGGCGATCGGTTACATAAAGTTCCTGAACGAACTGGTCAGAGCTGACAAGGGCAACGATCCTCTGACAGGAAACGGAGGTCTCTCGAGGTGTTCCGGTCGAGACGACACTAAGAAGGTCATAATTCGTG GCAGCGAGGGGAACCCAttcattttccattctttGTCCTGGTCTAGGAAGTCGGACATCTCCCCGAATGGGACGATGTACGCGAAAGTCTGGACGCCGGAGGACCCAAGAACGTCAAAGAATGGCTCGACATTCGAATAA